The DNA window TAGCAGAAAAAGATTGTGAAAAAGGTTTTATAATGGATGGATTTCCAAGAACAGTTGTTCAAGCAAAAGCCTTAGATGAAATATTAACAAAATTAGGAAAACAAATAGAAAAAGTTATAGCTTTAAATGTACCTGATGCTGATATAATAGAAAGAATCACAGGAAGAAGAACATCAAAAGTAACTGGAAAAATTTATCATATTAAGTTTAATCCACCAGTTGATGAAAAAGAAGAAGATTTAGTTCAAAGAGCAGATGACACAGAAGAAGTTGTTGTAAAGAGATTAGAAACTTATCATAATCAAACTGCACCAGTTTTAGATTACTATAAAGCACAAAATAAAGTAACTGAAATAGATGGAACTAAAAAATTAGAAGAGATTACACAAGATATATTTAAAATTTTAGGATAGAGGAAATAAATGAGATTAATAAAAACATTAGATGAAATTAAAGGAATAAAAAAAGCTAATCAAATTATTGCAAAAATTTATGCTGATATTATTCCTCCATATTTAAAAGCAGGTATCACAACTAGAGAAATTGATAAGATAATTGATGACTATATTAGAAGTTGTGGAGCAAGACCAGCTTGTATTGGTGTTGAGGGCTTTTATGGACCTTTCCCTTCTGCAACTTGTATTTCAGTAAATGAAGAAGTTG is part of the Fusobacterium nucleatum genome and encodes:
- a CDS encoding adenylate kinase → MIPSRGRFSVDKYGIPQISTGDILRVAVANQTKLGLEAKKFMDAGQLVPDEVVNGLVAERLAEKDCEKGFIMDGFPRTVVQAKALDEILTKLGKQIEKVIALNVPDADIIERITGRRTSKVTGKIYHIKFNPPVDEKEEDLVQRADDTEEVVVKRLETYHNQTAPVLDYYKAQNKVTEIDGTKKLEEITQDIFKILG